One window of the Rhipicephalus sanguineus isolate Rsan-2018 chromosome 4, BIME_Rsan_1.4, whole genome shotgun sequence genome contains the following:
- the LOC119390864 gene encoding evasin P672 isoform X2 — MYAVCEDSKLTESEEDYDYSGVYGPVTCHFANSTVGLLAPPNCTVPCHNSTASWNQTEPDNSTCFFSYSDLERTLGQSSPKMYNCTIGFCQNGTCISNHTYADCW, encoded by the exons ATTCAAAACTCACTGAAAGTGAAGAGGACTATGATTACAGTGGAGTGTATG GGCCGGTGACGTGCCACTTTGCGAACTCTACAGTTGGTCTG CTGGCGCCTCCGAATTGCACCGTGCCTTGTCATAATTCTACCGCATCGTGGAATCAAACGGAACCGGATAATTCTACGTGCTTT TTTTCTTACAGTGATCTAGAAAGGACACTGGGACAGTCATCACCGAAAATGTACAACTGCACTATTGGTTTTTGCCAGAATGGGACATGTATATCCAACCACACATACGCCGACTGCTGGTAG